A section of the Humulus lupulus chromosome 2, drHumLupu1.1, whole genome shotgun sequence genome encodes:
- the LOC133815532 gene encoding uncharacterized protein LOC133815532, producing the protein MNKREKQSVILNLLIMNKVGIGALLENKMKKDKVDDMMAKLFLGWDYYSSNVREGRILVLWQKSFIKVQVLLEQQQFVHCLVKLTGMQMDILVTFVYGLNTMDERLEMWRGPSFIHVLNKPWLIVGDFNVVFNFDDRAGGRTISAAEILDSKAWLAHTQLASLKSIGSNFIWSNKQDGGDRVYSKIDHVFINEDWIDALPNSIAEFQWDVHSDHCYFLIKTLKLGNLGIKPFREEIGDVEQGYHQAKGDYQLALTRAQASPTYIAAQEAEKIAADRYQDHSAREENHIISFLNEQGVIIDDYNEVVHHFLDHLRGYVGISSSANSTFNSQCIELGPCLDIEMQLSLTREFRKSDVKKALFSIPGTKSPGSDGYGFEFYKAMWQNIGDDISEAILEFFHYEQIPAELNETVLALVPKTDMPSRAVNYRPIACCNTLYKCISKMICSRLSEVLPNLISQNQGAFVKGRSLAHNILIFQDLIKNYNRRNTSLRFIHWVMVCLCGTSYVLMLNGRLQGGFRSVKGLRQGDPISPLLLKVINLCFADDLVIFYKANSGSAQIVKHVFEEFCSSTGLKANLSKSQVFFGGVSAAVKVQLLQILQLEEGTFPLKYLGIPMRPTKWKVADCGEILKKLN; encoded by the exons ATGAATAAGAGGGAAAAGCAATCTGTTATTCTGAATCTCTTAATAATGAATAAAGTAGGAATTGGAGCTTTATTAGAGAATAAAATGAAGAAGGATAAAGTTGATGATATGATGGCTAAATTGTTCCTTGGCTGGGATTACTATAGTAGTAATGTCAGAGAAGGCAGAATCTTAGTTCTTTGGCAGAAGTCGTTTATAAAAGTTCAGGTACTATTGGAACAACAACAATTTGTTCACTGTTTAGTTAAACTTACAGGCATGCAGATGGATATTTTGGTCACTTTTGTTTATGGTCTTAACACTATGGATGAGAGATTGGAGATGTGGAGGGGTCCTTCGTTTATTCATGTTCTGAACAAGCCTTGGTTGATTGTGGGAGATTTCAATGTTGTGTTTAACTTTGATGATAGAGCGGGAGGGAGGACAATAAGTGCTGCTGAGATTCTTGACTCTAAAGCTTGGCTTGCCCATACTCAGTTGGCTTCTCTAAAGAGTATTGGTTCTAATTTCATCTGGTCCAATAAGCAGGATGGAGGGGATAGGGTTTACTCGAAAATTGATCATGTGTTTATTAATGAAGATTGGATAGATGCATTGCCTAACTCTATTGCAGAATTCCAATGGGATGTCCATTCGGACCACTGTTATTTCCTTATCAAAACTCTCAAACTTGGTAATCTGGGCATAAAGCCATTTCG GGAGGAAATTGGAGATGTTGAGCAGGGATATCATCAAGCAAAAGGTGACTATCAACTGGCACTCACTAGAGCTCAAGCTTCACCAACATATATTGCTGCTCAGGAGGCTGAAAAAATAGCAGCAGATCGTTATCAAGATCACTCTGCCAG GGAGGAGAACCATATTATTTCCTTTCTGAATGAGCAGGGGGTCATAATTGATGATTACAACGAAGTGGTTCATCATTTCTTGGACCATTTAAGAGGTTATGTGGGAATCTCTAGTTCAGCCAATAGTACTTTTAATTCTCAGTGTATAGAGTTGGGTCCTTGTCTGGATATTGAGATGCAGCTGAGTTTGACTAGGGAGTTTAGGAAATCTGATGTCAAGAAGGCTCTTTTTAGCATTCCAGGCACAAAAAGTCCAGGGTCGGATGGATATGGTTTTGAGTTTTACAAGGCTATGTGGCAGAATATAGGGGATGACATATCAGAGGCTATCCTTGAGTTCTTTCATTATGAGCAGATCCCTGCAGAGCTTAATGAAACAGTTCTTGCTCTGGTCCCTAAAACTGATATGCCTAGCAGAGCGGTTAACTACAGGCCCATAGCGTGTTGCAACACTTTATATAAGTGCATTTCAAAAATGATATGTAGTAGACTCTCGGAAGTTTTACCTAATCTGATAAGTCAAAATCAAGGTGCCTTTGTTAAAGGGAGATCTCTAGCTCATAATATTCTTATTTTTCAAGATTTGATCAAGAATTATAATCGAAGAAATACTTCCCTGAG ATTCATTCATTGGGTGATGGTGTGTCTCTGTGGCACTTCTTATGTTCTCATGTTGAATGGAAGATTGCAGGGGGGGTTTCGGAGTGTTAAGGGACTTCGCCAAGGAGACCCTATCTCACCATTACT CCTTAAGGTTATTAACCTTTGCTTTGCTGATGACTTAGTGATTTTCTATAAAGCTAACAGCGGCTCAGCCCAGATTGTTAAACATGTTTTTGAGGAATTTTGCAGTAGTACAGGGTTGAAGGCCAATCTCAGTAAATCTCAGGTGTTTTTTGGAGGTGTTTCGGCTGCTGTCAAGGTCCAGCTGCTTCAGATTTTGCAGCTTGAAGAGGGAACTTTTCCTCTTAAATACCTGGGGATTCCTATGAGGCCAACAAAATGGAAAGTGGCAGATTGTGGTGAGATtcttaaaaaattaaactaa